From a region of the Prevotella melaninogenica genome:
- a CDS encoding DUF4254 domain-containing protein gives MSFTKHCNEIFNQAIRDYHITDNVDTPINNPYDRDSIENRLYLKCWIDTVQWHFEDLIRDPHINPDEGMSLKHRIDRSNQDRTDLVEQIDSYFRQLYSDVTPLPDATINTESPAWAVDRLSILALKIYHMKEQTERKDASAEHIEKCKSKLNILLEQQKDLSLAIDQLLDDIEHGRKYMKVYRQMKMYNDPATNPILYNKK, from the coding sequence ATGTCATTTACAAAACATTGTAACGAGATTTTCAATCAGGCAATCCGTGATTATCATATTACGGACAATGTAGATACGCCGATTAATAACCCTTACGACAGAGATTCCATTGAAAACCGTCTCTATCTGAAATGCTGGATTGACACAGTACAGTGGCACTTCGAGGACCTTATCCGCGACCCACATATCAACCCAGACGAAGGAATGAGTCTCAAGCATCGTATTGACCGCTCTAACCAGGACCGTACAGACCTTGTTGAGCAGATTGACTCGTATTTTCGTCAGCTCTACTCTGACGTGACTCCACTCCCAGATGCAACTATCAATACCGAGAGTCCAGCATGGGCAGTTGACCGTTTGTCTATCCTTGCATTGAAAATTTATCACATGAAGGAGCAGACTGAGCGCAAGGATGCTTCAGCTGAGCACATTGAGAAATGTAAGTCTAAGCTGAATATCCTCCTCGAACAACAGAAGGATCTCAGTCTTGCCATCGACCAATTGCTCGATGACATTGAGCATGGCCGTAAGTACATGAAGGTTTATCGTCAGATGAAGATGTACAACGACCCTGCAACCAATCCGATTCTTTACAACAAGAAATAA
- a CDS encoding DUF6377 domain-containing protein: MNTLMKIYLSLLFLIIPLFSAANSEKWEERLHQLDQSLEKKKLFEHEKLEKIKRLKDRLKTIPAKDRFEIDRQLFKEYSSYQYDSAYAYANHLLSEARRLKNPDYEVEAHCDLVFCLLSAGLYTEAFNELHSIQTEGTTPNTRKLYYTMASRLYYDVSDYTRTEPYQSQYVKQAGVYTDSLLHYLPTGSTEWLYAVGMKQMKERKYEASLDTFKQFLQKKGVDLHHKAIVTSCIGWIYLFLKENDLAMDYLAQAAIYDNEGVVRETTALCTLANLLYKEGDIQHATEYVRESLANANFYGARQRVIEVSSVLPIIEQDRYKIMQGQRNAIAMAAIIFILFVIGLLMAGWFIRRQMIKLKKAQALIARRNQQLEVKNEQLEEVNKIKDEYIGRSFYINSEYINKVEKLYRSIDRKISMHRFEDLRSSLKESELGEERKTMFVDFDETFLKLFPHFIERYNELFDEPDQKPLDKKQLTTEMRIFALIRLGITDSERIATFLNYSVHTINTYKTRVKNRSRVDNDKFERLIMEI; the protein is encoded by the coding sequence ATGAATACGCTTATGAAGATATATCTGTCATTATTATTTCTTATTATCCCCCTATTCAGCGCTGCGAATAGTGAGAAATGGGAAGAACGGCTACACCAACTCGACCAAAGTTTAGAAAAGAAGAAGCTTTTTGAACATGAAAAACTTGAGAAAATCAAACGATTAAAGGACCGTTTGAAAACGATTCCAGCGAAGGATAGATTCGAAATAGACCGACAGCTATTCAAAGAATATTCATCTTATCAATATGATTCTGCCTACGCCTATGCTAATCATCTCCTTTCCGAAGCACGCAGATTGAAGAATCCTGACTATGAAGTTGAAGCACATTGCGACTTAGTATTCTGTCTTTTGTCTGCAGGATTATATACAGAGGCTTTCAACGAACTACATTCTATCCAAACGGAAGGGACTACTCCCAACACAAGAAAGCTTTACTACACCATGGCATCACGCCTTTACTATGACGTATCTGACTATACACGCACTGAACCCTACCAGAGTCAATACGTGAAACAAGCAGGTGTATATACCGACTCCTTACTTCATTATCTTCCAACAGGCTCAACAGAATGGCTCTATGCGGTAGGAATGAAACAGATGAAGGAACGGAAATACGAGGCTTCTCTTGATACTTTCAAACAGTTCTTACAGAAGAAAGGAGTGGATTTGCACCACAAAGCCATTGTTACATCTTGTATTGGCTGGATTTATCTCTTTCTAAAGGAGAATGACTTGGCTATGGACTATCTTGCTCAGGCAGCCATATATGACAACGAAGGAGTGGTCAGAGAGACTACTGCCCTTTGTACATTGGCTAATCTACTCTATAAAGAAGGAGACATACAGCACGCTACGGAGTATGTAAGAGAGTCGCTCGCAAACGCTAACTTCTATGGAGCAAGACAGCGTGTAATTGAGGTTAGCAGCGTATTACCTATCATTGAACAGGATAGATACAAGATAATGCAGGGACAACGCAATGCTATTGCTATGGCTGCAATAATCTTCATCCTCTTTGTCATTGGACTGTTGATGGCAGGATGGTTTATCCGTAGACAAATGATAAAGCTAAAGAAGGCACAAGCACTTATCGCACGACGCAACCAACAGTTAGAAGTTAAGAACGAACAGTTGGAGGAGGTGAATAAAATCAAAGATGAATACATTGGTAGGTCATTCTATATCAACTCGGAATATATCAATAAAGTTGAGAAACTTTATCGTTCGATTGACCGCAAGATTTCCATGCATCGATTTGAAGACTTGCGTTCTTCATTAAAAGAGAGTGAATTAGGAGAAGAGAGAAAGACGATGTTTGTGGATTTTGATGAGACTTTCTTGAAGCTTTTCCCCCACTTCATCGAACGATACAACGAGCTCTTTGACGAACCAGATCAGAAACCACTCGATAAGAAACAACTTACAACCGAGATGCGTATCTTTGCTCTTATCCGATTGGGTATCACTGATTCTGAACGTATCGCTACCTTCCTAAACTACTCTGTACACACCATTAACACCTATAAAACACGTGTAAAAAACCGTTCACGCGTTGATAATGATAAGTTTGAACGGCTTATCATGGAGATATAA
- a CDS encoding right-handed parallel beta-helix repeat-containing protein: MMKKKLLIALTLLLSGTMVSKASYADDWNIPSADAKGRVGALMPYTRYDSETATLGGGATLKTSPTWSRKEIASQASHQSYVDLPSNGSYAEWTMKGDANGVTLRFTMPDSPDGMGLNGSLDVYVNDKKVQTVNLTSYYMYQYFAGGNPADKSDGGTACFAFDETHFLLNKALRAGDRIRIQSSGANGYDYGVDFIETEVVPEEIECPAGAVNVTDAKYRKYVKGNDYLKAFEEALKDADAGSKVLYIPAGTFELSGIWYIFGSDVKITGAGMWYTNLKFTNPNPFGGGISGGNGSHGPDGYCSNVEICNLYLNSNLRSRHNQQAVYKCFMDVFKGGSVIHHVWEDHFECGFWIGDYNGAVDYSNGLKIISCRIRNNFADGVNFCQGTSNATVYNCSVRNNGDDGLAMWNDHTMGAVDEKNNTFAYNTIELIWRAGGIALYGGDGHKIYNNYIADMFMAAGIHLNDVFPGPKYTNTQKISFDNNILVRCGTNDDSWHEDLAAIDIKGGVRNVVFNNTKIYDSPFDAIRVMSGPTGIEFKNTEILGASLAGQTTKYSTWEHSTGAIRLDVDGVKFSNGIKIANVSEDKIKNNQTWPVWTDNNKARAAAIGYEYLSDATYKVPDFPEADTSQQGGIVNPLEGIKGYDVALRGLRWENAEGNTVLKEGDDVTFKFALQNVSNVDIPAGVNIGVKVTVDGQESYVTASYKNGLKAKQTVILTTQSAWKATAGGHAVKAEADYRNKLTDELTRDNNSREKKFNVAEKDDNGDYTPVTGGYDLVVTKVAFDKKTINPGDEVRFTTTIVNAGDRDVPAGTKLGVQFQIDGNTSVITWNDKHYGGLKSHQKITLSATGGTNGKSTWTATNGVHTLTAWVNDTHDYRDEVNGSDDANKKSIELKIPLGAIRFFSAGEVNSPDDLNNLNQTNRIEGLTGKTVVNEAYYDLQGNKVSTSKENLKPGLYIHKGKKFIVR; the protein is encoded by the coding sequence ATGATGAAGAAAAAGTTATTAATCGCTCTGACACTTCTATTGTCTGGTACGATGGTGTCAAAGGCATCTTACGCTGATGACTGGAATATCCCGTCAGCTGATGCTAAGGGACGAGTGGGTGCTTTGATGCCTTACACACGTTACGACTCTGAGACAGCAACGCTTGGAGGAGGCGCAACATTGAAGACTTCTCCTACTTGGTCACGTAAGGAGATAGCTTCGCAGGCTTCCCATCAGTCGTATGTTGACCTTCCTTCTAATGGTTCCTATGCCGAGTGGACTATGAAGGGAGATGCTAATGGTGTGACATTACGCTTTACAATGCCTGATTCTCCTGACGGAATGGGATTGAATGGTTCGTTGGATGTCTATGTAAATGATAAGAAGGTGCAGACAGTCAATCTGACGTCTTATTATATGTATCAGTACTTTGCAGGTGGTAATCCAGCTGATAAAAGTGACGGTGGAACAGCTTGTTTTGCCTTTGATGAGACCCACTTCCTTCTGAATAAGGCACTCCGAGCAGGTGATAGAATCCGTATCCAGAGTTCTGGTGCCAATGGTTATGACTATGGAGTAGACTTCATTGAAACCGAGGTTGTACCTGAAGAGATTGAATGTCCTGCTGGTGCGGTGAACGTTACAGATGCTAAATACCGCAAGTATGTCAAAGGAAATGATTATCTCAAGGCTTTTGAAGAAGCTTTGAAGGATGCTGACGCAGGCTCAAAGGTGCTTTATATTCCTGCTGGAACATTTGAATTGAGCGGTATCTGGTACATCTTTGGATCCGACGTAAAGATTACTGGTGCTGGTATGTGGTATACCAACCTTAAGTTTACGAACCCTAATCCATTCGGAGGAGGTATCTCTGGCGGTAATGGCTCACACGGACCAGATGGCTATTGCAGTAATGTTGAGATCTGTAACCTATACCTCAACTCTAATCTGAGAAGTCGTCATAACCAGCAAGCAGTGTATAAATGCTTCATGGATGTCTTCAAGGGCGGAAGTGTTATCCATCATGTATGGGAAGATCACTTTGAGTGTGGCTTCTGGATAGGCGATTATAATGGTGCTGTGGATTACAGCAATGGTTTGAAGATTATCAGCTGTCGTATCCGTAATAACTTCGCTGATGGCGTGAACTTCTGCCAAGGAACATCTAATGCAACAGTTTATAACTGTAGTGTTCGTAACAACGGAGATGATGGTTTGGCAATGTGGAACGATCATACAATGGGTGCTGTAGACGAAAAGAACAACACCTTCGCTTACAATACCATTGAACTTATCTGGCGTGCAGGCGGTATTGCTCTCTATGGTGGTGATGGTCATAAAATCTATAACAACTATATTGCTGATATGTTCATGGCTGCGGGTATTCATCTGAATGATGTATTCCCTGGTCCAAAGTATACAAATACACAAAAGATTAGCTTTGACAACAACATACTTGTGCGCTGTGGAACCAACGATGACAGCTGGCATGAGGACTTAGCTGCCATTGATATCAAAGGTGGTGTACGCAATGTAGTCTTCAATAATACGAAGATTTATGACTCTCCTTTCGATGCTATCCGTGTCATGTCAGGCCCAACAGGCATTGAATTTAAGAACACAGAGATCCTTGGTGCTTCCCTTGCAGGACAAACAACCAAGTATTCTACATGGGAACACTCTACTGGTGCTATCCGTTTGGACGTCGATGGCGTGAAGTTTAGCAATGGTATTAAGATTGCAAACGTCAGCGAGGACAAGATTAAGAACAACCAGACATGGCCTGTATGGACTGATAATAACAAGGCACGTGCGGCAGCTATCGGTTATGAATACCTGAGTGATGCTACGTATAAGGTACCTGATTTCCCTGAAGCAGACACAAGTCAGCAGGGAGGTATCGTCAATCCGTTGGAAGGTATCAAGGGATATGATGTCGCTTTACGAGGTTTACGATGGGAGAATGCCGAAGGTAATACTGTTCTAAAGGAAGGAGACGATGTTACCTTTAAGTTTGCTCTTCAGAATGTAAGCAATGTCGACATTCCTGCAGGCGTAAATATCGGTGTGAAGGTAACTGTCGATGGACAGGAGAGTTACGTCACTGCAAGCTATAAGAATGGACTGAAAGCAAAGCAGACCGTTATCCTTACAACTCAATCAGCATGGAAAGCAACAGCCGGAGGACACGCTGTAAAGGCTGAAGCTGACTATCGTAACAAACTTACTGATGAGTTAACAAGAGACAATAACAGCCGTGAGAAGAAGTTTAATGTAGCTGAGAAGGATGACAATGGAGACTATACTCCTGTCACAGGAGGCTATGACCTCGTTGTTACAAAGGTTGCCTTCGACAAGAAAACCATTAATCCAGGCGATGAAGTACGCTTCACTACGACGATTGTCAATGCAGGTGATAGAGACGTACCAGCAGGTACAAAGCTCGGTGTACAGTTCCAGATTGATGGCAATACCAGTGTTATCACATGGAACGATAAGCACTATGGCGGTCTGAAATCACATCAGAAGATTACACTTTCAGCAACTGGTGGTACCAACGGAAAGAGTACTTGGACAGCTACAAACGGTGTTCATACGCTCACTGCATGGGTCAATGACACACACGATTATAGAGATGAGGTGAATGGAAGTGACGATGCTAATAAGAAGAGTATTGAACTGAAGATTCCATTGGGTGCTATCAGATTCTTCTCAGCAGGTGAAGTCAATTCTCCAGACGACTTGAATAACCTCAACCAGACCAACCGTATCGAGGGTTTGACAGGTAAGACAGTTGTGAATGAAGCCTACTATGACCTACAAGGAAATAAGGTTTCAACATCCAAGGAGAATCTAAAACCAGGTCTTTATATCCATAAGGGAAAGAAATTTATCGTAAGATAA
- a CDS encoding glycosyltransferase family 9 protein, which yields MKTPHILIIRFSAMGDIAMTVPIVYSLAKQYPDVRISVLSRPFAQPFFQHLAPNVDFMAADLKEEYKGFRGLNALYRRLVAKQFTAVADFHNVLRTRFLRLRFLLDGKAVAHINKHKQGKKLLCREENKVFIQQPTSFQNYADVLEALGYPIKPEFTSIFPAEGGDLQLLPNIIGVKQLSERWIGIAPFAAHAGKMYPQEKMELVVRKLTEKHPSWRIFLFGGGKQEIEVLNQWAAQYPQCLCVANVLKGLEKELILMSHLDTMVSMDSANMHLASLTGTRVVSVWGATHPYCGFMGWQQKEEDAVQINTLSCRPCSVFGNKPCHRGDFACMNNILPEEIIQRIEEGLL from the coding sequence ATGAAAACCCCACATATTCTTATCATCCGATTCTCTGCTATGGGCGACATTGCTATGACAGTTCCCATCGTTTATTCGCTTGCAAAGCAGTATCCAGATGTGAGAATAAGTGTGCTTTCTCGTCCTTTTGCACAGCCATTCTTTCAGCATTTGGCACCAAATGTCGACTTTATGGCTGCCGATTTGAAAGAAGAATATAAAGGTTTTAGAGGATTAAACGCACTTTACCGTCGGTTGGTAGCAAAGCAATTTACAGCTGTAGCCGATTTCCATAACGTACTCCGAACCCGTTTCCTCCGCTTACGTTTCCTTCTCGATGGCAAAGCTGTGGCACATATCAATAAGCATAAGCAAGGAAAAAAGCTACTCTGTCGGGAAGAAAATAAGGTTTTCATACAGCAGCCTACCTCTTTTCAAAACTACGCTGACGTACTCGAAGCGTTAGGCTATCCTATTAAACCTGAATTTACGAGTATCTTCCCAGCTGAAGGTGGCGACTTACAGCTTCTCCCTAATATAATAGGTGTAAAGCAACTTTCGGAACGATGGATAGGTATAGCACCTTTTGCAGCCCATGCGGGTAAGATGTATCCACAGGAAAAGATGGAACTTGTGGTGCGAAAACTAACTGAGAAACATCCTTCTTGGCGTATCTTCCTCTTTGGTGGTGGTAAACAAGAAATAGAAGTATTGAACCAATGGGCAGCACAATATCCGCAATGTCTCTGTGTTGCTAACGTCCTTAAAGGACTCGAAAAGGAACTCATCCTTATGAGTCATCTCGACACTATGGTCTCAATGGATAGTGCTAACATGCACCTTGCTTCCCTCACTGGTACACGCGTGGTAAGTGTATGGGGTGCAACCCATCCTTATTGTGGCTTTATGGGTTGGCAACAGAAGGAAGAAGATGCTGTTCAAATCAATACACTCTCTTGCCGTCCTTGCTCTGTCTTTGGTAACAAGCCCTGCCACCGGGGTGACTTCGCTTGTATGAATAATATTCTTCCAGAAGAGATTATTCAGCGTATTGAAGAGGGATTGCTATAG
- the fabF gene encoding beta-ketoacyl-ACP synthase II codes for MELKRVVVTGLGAVTPLGNTPEETWQNMLAGKSGAAPITHFDTTQFKTKFACEVKDLNINDYIDRKEARKLDRYTQLAMISAIQGVKDANIDLEKVDKNRVGVIYGVGIGGIKTFEDEVSYYAQHPENGPKFNPFFIPKMIADIASGQISMLYGFHGPNYTTTSACASSTNALASAFNQIRLGKADIIVSGGAEAAICACGVGGFNAMHALSTRNDDPEHASRPFSASRDGFVMGEGAGCLILEELEHAKARGAKIYAEMVGEGESADAHHITASHPEGLGAKLVMKAALEDAGLKPEDIDYINVHGTSTPVGDISEAKAIKALFGDAAYKLNISSTKSMTGHLLGAAGAVEALACVMSVKEDIVPPTINHQEDDQDPELDYNLNFTFNKAQKREVRAALSNTFGFGGHNACVVFKKYAE; via the coding sequence ATGGAATTAAAAAGAGTAGTTGTAACAGGTCTTGGCGCCGTTACTCCATTGGGTAACACTCCAGAGGAGACTTGGCAGAACATGCTGGCAGGTAAGAGTGGTGCTGCTCCTATTACACATTTCGATACAACCCAGTTCAAGACGAAGTTTGCTTGTGAGGTAAAAGACCTTAACATCAATGATTACATTGACCGTAAGGAGGCTCGTAAGCTCGACCGTTACACTCAGTTGGCTATGATTAGTGCTATTCAGGGTGTTAAGGACGCTAACATCGACTTAGAGAAGGTTGATAAGAACCGCGTAGGTGTAATCTACGGTGTAGGTATTGGTGGTATCAAGACATTTGAAGATGAGGTGAGTTATTACGCACAGCATCCAGAGAATGGTCCTAAGTTCAATCCTTTCTTCATTCCGAAGATGATTGCAGATATCGCTTCTGGACAGATTAGTATGCTGTATGGATTCCACGGTCCTAACTATACAACAACATCTGCTTGTGCTTCTTCAACTAACGCTTTGGCTTCAGCATTCAACCAGATTCGTCTTGGTAAGGCTGATATTATCGTTAGTGGTGGTGCTGAGGCTGCTATTTGCGCTTGTGGTGTAGGTGGTTTCAATGCTATGCATGCACTTTCTACACGCAATGATGATCCAGAACACGCTTCACGTCCATTCTCTGCAAGCCGCGATGGCTTCGTAATGGGTGAGGGTGCTGGTTGTCTTATCCTTGAGGAGTTGGAGCATGCAAAGGCTCGTGGTGCTAAGATTTACGCAGAGATGGTTGGTGAAGGCGAGTCAGCTGACGCTCATCATATCACTGCTTCTCACCCAGAGGGTCTTGGTGCTAAGCTCGTTATGAAGGCAGCACTTGAGGATGCAGGTTTGAAGCCAGAGGATATCGACTATATCAACGTTCACGGTACATCAACTCCTGTAGGTGATATCTCAGAGGCAAAGGCTATCAAGGCTTTGTTTGGTGATGCTGCTTACAAGTTGAATATCTCTTCTACAAAGAGTATGACAGGTCACCTCCTCGGTGCAGCTGGTGCTGTAGAGGCTTTGGCTTGTGTTATGTCTGTGAAGGAAGATATCGTTCCTCCAACTATCAACCATCAGGAAGATGATCAGGATCCTGAATTGGATTACAACTTGAACTTTACGTTCAACAAGGCACAGAAACGTGAGGTACGTGCTGCACTGAGCAACACCTTCGGTTTCGGTGGTCACAATGCTTGTGTTGTATTCAAGAAGTATGCTGAATAA
- the rnc gene encoding ribonuclease III — MLNNIIDRIKLSFRKEKELYLSLYQIIGIIPHDINYYKTALLHKSVARRNAKGKPVNNERLEFLGDAILDAIVGDIVYEHFPGKREGFLTNTRSKIVQRDTLNRLAKEMGIGQLILSNGQTSSHNSYLGGNAFEALVGALYLDHGYNACMKFMKQQVLGKLINIDKVAYKEVNFKSKLIEWSQKNKVNMEFKLIENQKDKQGSPTFHFQVIMEGIPCGEGHGYSKKESQQEASKLTLQRLRREPQFIDEVFAAKANRTKMEEEPVLNVPETSQDMNFIEGSEPKVEKHENPFQTEVFDEKSSAADEVKEELTDSSVEEEKKANNEDFDLSDISHSKSIDREAIIAAAEAEAFEN, encoded by the coding sequence ATGCTGAATAATATAATTGATAGAATAAAGCTCTCTTTCCGTAAGGAGAAGGAGCTTTATTTGTCTTTGTACCAAATTATCGGCATTATTCCTCACGATATCAATTATTATAAGACTGCACTCTTGCACAAGAGCGTAGCGCGTCGTAACGCAAAGGGTAAGCCAGTAAACAATGAACGCCTTGAGTTTCTTGGTGATGCTATTCTCGATGCCATTGTCGGTGACATCGTTTATGAGCACTTTCCAGGCAAGCGTGAAGGTTTCCTGACAAACACTCGTTCAAAGATAGTACAACGCGATACGCTAAACCGCCTGGCAAAAGAGATGGGAATCGGACAGTTGATTCTCTCTAACGGGCAGACGTCTTCGCATAACAGTTATTTAGGTGGTAATGCCTTTGAGGCACTCGTAGGCGCTCTCTATCTTGATCATGGCTACAATGCTTGTATGAAGTTTATGAAGCAACAAGTCCTTGGGAAGCTTATCAATATTGATAAGGTTGCTTACAAGGAGGTGAACTTCAAGTCAAAACTCATCGAGTGGAGCCAGAAGAACAAGGTCAATATGGAGTTCAAGCTGATTGAAAACCAAAAAGATAAACAGGGTAGTCCTACTTTCCATTTCCAAGTGATCATGGAGGGTATTCCATGTGGAGAGGGACATGGTTATTCTAAGAAGGAAAGCCAGCAAGAGGCTTCCAAACTTACGCTCCAGCGTTTGCGTCGTGAGCCCCAGTTTATAGATGAGGTTTTTGCCGCCAAAGCCAACCGTACAAAGATGGAAGAAGAACCAGTGCTCAATGTTCCTGAAACTTCACAGGACATGAACTTCATTGAAGGTTCTGAACCAAAGGTTGAGAAGCATGAGAATCCTTTCCAAACAGAGGTCTTTGATGAGAAATCATCGGCTGCTGATGAAGTGAAAGAAGAACTGACTGATTCCTCTGTTGAGGAAGAAAAGAAGGCTAACAATGAGGATTTTGACCTCTCTGATATTTCTCATTCTAAGTCTATTGACCGTGAAGCTATTATTGCAGCTGCTGAGGCAGAGGCTTTTGAAAATTAA
- a CDS encoding acyl carrier protein, giving the protein MSEIESKVKAIIVEKLGVDEAEVKPEASFTNDLGADSLDTVELIMEFEKEFGISIPDDKAEKISTVGDAISYIEENAK; this is encoded by the coding sequence ATGTCAGAAATTGAATCAAAAGTAAAGGCTATTATCGTAGAGAAGCTCGGCGTTGATGAGGCTGAGGTAAAACCAGAGGCAAGTTTCACAAACGACCTCGGTGCTGACTCTTTGGATACAGTAGAGCTCATCATGGAGTTCGAGAAGGAGTTCGGTATTTCTATTCCAGACGATAAGGCTGAGAAGATCTCTACAGTAGGCGACGCTATCTCTTACATCGAGGAGAACGCTAAGTAA
- a CDS encoding DUF5004 domain-containing protein has product MRTIRGNLFAIGLLFSTAMAFTGCSTVDDGSFTAPITLSEKIGGKWVVNSVVQTDEANARTKTLTDLLDFDTFVINLNQDEAGNPSTFTVEGSAPLLLPTSGTWKMDYNFTKSDNTPSRLLLNDGKAETALTVTAVPGNTKTLEYRLTRKTNGQPFVSYTYNLTQAVK; this is encoded by the coding sequence ATGAGAACAATCAGAGGTAATTTGTTCGCTATTGGACTACTCTTTTCTACGGCAATGGCGTTCACGGGATGTTCTACAGTTGATGACGGAAGTTTTACAGCACCGATAACGCTAAGTGAAAAGATTGGCGGTAAGTGGGTTGTTAATTCTGTTGTGCAGACTGATGAGGCGAATGCTCGTACAAAGACATTGACAGACCTACTCGATTTTGACACGTTTGTCATCAATCTAAACCAAGATGAGGCTGGTAATCCATCGACCTTCACGGTAGAAGGTAGTGCACCACTCTTGTTGCCAACAAGTGGCACATGGAAGATGGATTACAATTTCACAAAGAGTGATAACACGCCAAGTCGGCTCCTTCTCAATGACGGAAAGGCTGAGACTGCACTCACTGTAACGGCTGTGCCGGGGAATACGAAGACACTGGAATATCGTTTGACACGCAAGACAAACGGCCAGCCTTTTGTTTCTTACACTTACAATCTGACACAGGCAGTTAAGTAA